The Agrobacterium vitis genome has a segment encoding these proteins:
- the dnaJ gene encoding molecular chaperone DnaJ encodes MAKADFYETLGVSKTADEKELKSAFRKLAMKFHPDKNPGDAESERKFKEINEAYETLKDPQKRAAYDRFGHAAFEQGGMGSAGGGGGFAGGGFSDIFEDIFGEMMGGGRGGNARGRSTGGRERGADLRYNMEISLEEAFTGKTAQIRVPTSITCEVCSGSGAKPGTKPTTCATCQGSGRVRAAQGFFSIERTCPTCQGRGQTISDPCGKCHGQGRVTEERQLSVSIPSGIEDGTRIRLQGEGEAGLRGGPSGDLYIFLSVKPHQFFQREGADLYCSVPISMTTAALGGTFDVTTLDGTKSRVTVPEGTQPGKQFRLKGKGMPVLRSAQMGDLYIQIQIETPQKLTKRQRELLQEFDQISSKENNPESTGFFARMKEFFEG; translated from the coding sequence ATGGCAAAAGCAGATTTCTACGAGACCCTCGGTGTCTCCAAAACCGCAGATGAAAAAGAGCTGAAAAGCGCCTTCCGAAAGCTGGCGATGAAGTTTCACCCGGACAAGAATCCTGGTGATGCCGAATCCGAGCGGAAGTTCAAGGAAATTAACGAGGCCTATGAAACGCTGAAGGACCCACAAAAACGGGCCGCTTATGACCGTTTCGGCCACGCTGCCTTTGAGCAGGGTGGCATGGGCAGCGCTGGCGGCGGCGGTGGTTTTGCCGGCGGTGGTTTCTCGGATATTTTCGAGGACATCTTTGGCGAGATGATGGGCGGCGGTCGTGGCGGCAATGCGCGTGGACGCTCCACTGGCGGCCGTGAACGTGGTGCCGACCTGCGCTACAATATGGAAATTTCGCTGGAGGAAGCCTTTACCGGCAAGACGGCGCAGATCCGGGTTCCGACCTCGATTACCTGCGAAGTCTGTTCCGGTTCGGGCGCCAAGCCCGGCACCAAGCCGACCACCTGCGCCACCTGCCAGGGGTCTGGTCGGGTGCGGGCTGCCCAGGGCTTCTTTTCCATTGAACGGACCTGCCCGACCTGTCAAGGCCGGGGCCAGACGATCAGCGATCCCTGCGGCAAATGCCACGGCCAGGGCCGCGTCACGGAAGAGCGTCAACTGTCCGTTTCCATTCCGTCCGGCATCGAAGATGGGACACGCATTCGTCTTCAGGGCGAGGGCGAAGCGGGCCTGCGAGGCGGGCCGTCAGGCGATCTCTATATTTTCCTGTCGGTCAAGCCGCACCAGTTCTTCCAGCGCGAAGGTGCCGATCTCTACTGCTCCGTGCCGATCTCGATGACCACGGCAGCACTGGGTGGCACGTTCGATGTGACCACGCTGGATGGAACCAAGTCGCGCGTCACCGTGCCTGAGGGTACGCAACCCGGCAAGCAGTTCCGTTTGAAGGGCAAAGGCATGCCGGTGCTGCGCTCGGCGCAGATGGGTGATCTCTACATCCAGATCCAGATCGAGACGCCGCAGAAGCTGACCAAGCGTCAACGCGAGTTGCTGCAGGAATTCGACCAGATCTCGTCCAAGGAGAACAATCCGGAATCGACTGGATTTTTCGCCCGGATGAAAGAGTTCTTCGAGGGTTGA
- a CDS encoding 2-hydroxyacid dehydrogenase: MTQRKKTKVYITRKLPDAVETRMRELFEAELNIDDTPRSRDALMEAVKTCDVLVPTVTDRIDAGLIEAAGPQLKLIASFSNGTDHIDVDAAARKGITVTNTPNVLSEDTADMTMALILAGPRRLAEGSRILTDQPGEWAGWSPTWMLGRRIWGKRIGIVGMGRIGTAVARRAKAFGLAIHYHNRKRVSPQTEDELEATYWDSLDQMLARVDIVSVNCPSTPATYHLLSARRLALMQPTSYIVNTARGGIIDESALIQCIRDGKIAGAGLDVFENEPAVNPKLLKLAEDGKVVLLPHMGSATIEGRIDMGDKVIINIRTYFDGHRPPNRVLPGRD, from the coding sequence ATGACCCAGCGGAAAAAGACCAAGGTTTACATCACGCGCAAACTGCCGGACGCAGTGGAAACCCGCATGCGGGAATTGTTCGAGGCAGAGTTGAACATTGACGACACGCCGCGCAGCCGGGACGCCCTGATGGAAGCGGTGAAAACCTGTGATGTTCTGGTACCGACCGTGACCGACCGGATCGATGCCGGACTGATCGAGGCGGCTGGCCCGCAACTGAAACTGATTGCCAGTTTTTCCAACGGCACCGACCATATCGATGTCGATGCCGCGGCCCGCAAGGGCATTACCGTGACCAATACGCCGAATGTGCTGAGCGAAGATACCGCCGACATGACCATGGCGCTGATTCTCGCCGGTCCGCGGCGCCTGGCGGAAGGCTCGCGCATTCTGACCGACCAGCCCGGCGAATGGGCCGGATGGTCGCCGACCTGGATGCTGGGACGGCGGATCTGGGGCAAGCGGATCGGCATTGTCGGCATGGGCCGGATCGGCACCGCGGTCGCCCGGCGCGCCAAGGCTTTCGGCCTCGCCATCCACTATCACAACCGCAAACGGGTCAGCCCGCAGACGGAAGATGAGCTGGAGGCAACCTATTGGGACAGTTTGGACCAGATGCTGGCGCGGGTCGACATCGTCTCGGTCAATTGTCCATCCACACCGGCCACCTATCATCTTCTCTCGGCGCGACGCTTGGCGCTGATGCAGCCGACCAGCTATATCGTCAATACCGCACGCGGCGGCATTATCGATGAGAGCGCCCTCATTCAATGCATCCGTGACGGCAAGATCGCGGGCGCCGGTCTGGATGTGTTCGAGAATGAACCGGCGGTCAATCCGAAGCTGTTGAAGCTGGCGGAAGACGGCAAGGTCGTGTTGCTGCCGCATATGGGATCAGCAACCATTGAGGGCCGGATCGATATGGGGGACAAGGTGATCATCAATATCCGCACCTATTTCGATGGCCACAGGCCACCGAACCGGGTTTTGCCGGGGCGCGACTGA
- a CDS encoding molybdopterin-synthase adenylyltransferase MoeB, which translates to MEPLSPEEIQRYQRHILLPEIGGAGQQKLKAARVLVIGAGGLGAPVLQYLAAAGIGTLGIADDDHVSLSNLQRQVIHDSGTLNDLKTESAAKAIARLNPHVRVMRFEQRFDADFAATHLPGFDLLIDGSDNFDSRYAAADAGQQHCRPLVTGAVGRFEGSLTVLKPYETGPDGVLYPGYRDLFPEKPPAGLIPTCAETGIIGALTGVIGTLMAMEAIKLITGIGEPLVGRLLMYDALSARFDTVRYRRRDSNRSAP; encoded by the coding sequence ATGGAGCCGCTTTCACCCGAAGAAATCCAGCGTTATCAACGCCACATCCTGTTGCCGGAAATCGGCGGGGCAGGCCAGCAGAAGCTGAAAGCCGCCCGGGTGCTGGTGATCGGCGCAGGCGGACTTGGCGCGCCCGTGCTGCAATATCTGGCCGCAGCCGGTATCGGCACGCTGGGTATTGCCGATGACGACCACGTCTCGCTCTCCAACCTGCAACGGCAGGTCATTCATGACAGCGGCACACTGAACGATCTGAAGACGGAAAGCGCGGCAAAGGCCATTGCCAGGCTCAATCCACATGTGCGCGTGATGCGGTTCGAGCAGCGCTTCGATGCGGATTTCGCGGCAACGCATCTGCCCGGGTTCGATCTGCTGATCGACGGTTCGGACAATTTCGACAGCCGCTATGCTGCCGCCGATGCCGGACAACAGCATTGCCGCCCATTGGTGACGGGTGCCGTGGGGCGTTTTGAAGGCTCGCTGACAGTGCTGAAACCCTATGAGACCGGGCCGGATGGGGTGCTCTATCCTGGTTACCGCGATCTTTTTCCGGAAAAGCCGCCTGCCGGTCTCATTCCCACCTGCGCCGAGACCGGCATTATCGGTGCGCTGACCGGAGTGATCGGCACCTTGATGGCCATGGAAGCGATCAAACTTATTACCGGCATTGGGGAACCGTTAGTAGGACGTCTGCTAATGTATGATGCCCTGTCCGCTCGGTTCGACACGGTGCGCTACCGGCGTCGTGACAGCAACAGGTCCGCGCCATGA
- the recF gene encoding DNA replication/repair protein RecF (All proteins in this family for which functions are known are DNA-binding proteins that assist the filamentation of RecA onto DNA for the initiation of recombination or recombinational repair.), which produces MAEKTFINRLQLTDFRNYGSASLRLNGRHVVLTGNNGSGKTNLMEAVSFLSPGRGLRRAVLSDVARAGAAGGFSIFASLEGMAGDVELGTGSEVLDETAVRRLRINGASVRSVDELTDHLRVLWLTPAMDGLFTGSSSERRRFLDRLVLSIDPQHGRRASDFERAMRSRNKLLSEGRFDASWLAGIEQQMAALGIAMALARQEMMRLLAALIEQRREPETFPGAELMLSGFMDDHAGTVAIDLEDTYRDSLAGSRGRDAAAGRTLEGPHRSDLLVRHREKDMEAERCSTGEQKALLIGLILAHAELVATMTGFAPILLLDEIAAHLDEGRRAALFDRIDVLGGQAFMTGTDAQMFASLGDRAQFVTVDDGHLSL; this is translated from the coding sequence ATGGCTGAAAAAACCTTCATCAACCGGCTGCAGCTGACAGATTTCCGCAATTACGGCTCCGCCTCCTTGCGGCTCAATGGCCGCCATGTGGTGCTGACTGGCAATAATGGTTCCGGCAAGACCAATTTAATGGAAGCGGTTTCCTTTCTGTCGCCGGGGCGCGGTTTGCGTCGGGCGGTGCTGTCCGATGTGGCGCGGGCCGGTGCGGCAGGTGGATTTTCAATTTTCGCCAGCCTGGAGGGCATGGCCGGAGACGTGGAACTTGGCACCGGCTCGGAGGTTCTGGACGAGACGGCGGTGCGGCGTCTGCGCATCAATGGCGCTTCGGTGCGCTCCGTCGATGAATTGACCGATCATCTGCGCGTCCTGTGGCTGACGCCCGCCATGGACGGTCTCTTTACCGGCTCCTCTTCCGAGCGGCGCCGGTTTCTGGATCGGCTGGTCCTGTCGATTGACCCGCAGCATGGCCGTCGCGCCAGCGACTTCGAGCGCGCCATGCGCAGCCGCAACAAACTGCTCTCCGAAGGCCGTTTTGATGCCAGCTGGCTTGCCGGGATCGAGCAGCAGATGGCGGCGCTCGGCATTGCCATGGCGCTCGCCCGGCAGGAAATGATGCGGTTGCTGGCCGCCCTTATCGAGCAGCGACGGGAGCCTGAAACGTTTCCTGGGGCAGAACTGATGCTGTCGGGCTTCATGGATGACCATGCAGGCACGGTGGCTATCGATCTCGAAGACACCTATCGCGACAGTCTGGCCGGTTCCAGGGGCAGGGATGCAGCGGCAGGCCGCACGCTGGAGGGGCCGCATCGCAGCGATCTTCTGGTCCGTCACCGGGAAAAGGACATGGAAGCTGAGCGCTGTTCGACCGGCGAGCAGAAGGCTCTGCTGATCGGCCTGATCCTTGCCCATGCCGAACTGGTGGCGACGATGACCGGCTTTGCGCCAATCCTGCTATTGGATGAAATTGCCGCCCATCTCGACGAGGGCCGTCGCGCTGCCCTGTTCGACCGGATCGACGTGCTCGGCGGCCAGGCCTTCATGACCGGCACCGATGCGCAGATGTTTGCAAGTCTGGGTGACCGGGCACAATTCGTCACAGTGGATGACGGCCATCTGTCATTGTGA
- a CDS encoding GNAT family N-acetyltransferase, with protein MVEIIQIDEHFENWDDLLALVLEAFDYMHPLIDPPSSALKLTAEALKAKAHEEIGYAALIDGKLVGCLFCRQSEADRLYVGKVAVLPGLQGQGIGRAMLKAAEGVAHACGVRHLQLETRIELDNNHKRFEKWGFHVVGEKSHPGYDRATFVLMEKPLA; from the coding sequence ATGGTCGAGATCATTCAGATCGACGAGCATTTTGAAAATTGGGATGATCTTCTGGCCCTGGTGCTGGAAGCTTTCGACTACATGCATCCGCTGATCGATCCGCCGTCTTCGGCGTTGAAGCTGACGGCGGAAGCCCTGAAAGCCAAGGCGCATGAGGAAATCGGTTATGCCGCGCTGATCGACGGCAAGCTGGTCGGCTGTCTGTTCTGCCGCCAGAGCGAGGCAGACAGGCTCTATGTCGGCAAGGTCGCCGTTCTTCCGGGCCTTCAAGGGCAAGGGATTGGCCGCGCCATGCTGAAAGCGGCAGAAGGTGTTGCTCATGCCTGTGGTGTCAGGCACTTGCAATTGGAAACCCGTATCGAGCTTGATAACAATCACAAGCGCTTCGAAAAATGGGGCTTCCATGTTGTCGGGGAAAAAAGCCATCCCGGTTATGACCGGGCAACGTTCGTGCTGATGGAAAAGCCACTCGCCTGA
- a CDS encoding SlyX family protein — MASAKDTDAEDRLIRLEETVAYQAKTIEELSDQLTEQWKVVEQTRAKLDRLTERFLSLEEQAADSVPITKPPHY; from the coding sequence ATGGCTAGCGCGAAAGACACCGACGCAGAAGACCGCCTGATCCGGCTTGAGGAAACGGTTGCCTATCAGGCCAAGACCATCGAAGAGCTTTCGGATCAGTTGACCGAGCAGTGGAAAGTGGTGGAGCAGACGCGGGCCAAACTTGATCGGCTGACGGAACGGTTTCTCAGTCTCGAAGAGCAAGCAGCGGACAGTGTACCGATCACCAAGCCACCGCATTATTGA